A region from the Candidatus Cloacimonadota bacterium genome encodes:
- a CDS encoding sigma-70 family RNA polymerase sigma factor has translation MTENEVYNKIFNSALFYSNLIVKNQDEAKDIAQSVTMEYLFIHNKDKIKKLDSWIFITSRNKSYNYLKSRKKDLIYKANEFKDKITKISSVHQEDVGFIEKINCLPNEIIKSKERKLIIDFYKLKCDLKKLAKKYRLSYQTIRKKIYRIKSEISAYSKKEMGYNNSLEIAGPKLRESIYNFIKKFKKCCENNDIDSMSGYFGDCNIPKKKNKFDISEIVKYRVDYEIYNNYTLWVTYFDSTKQVRCLITEFIITPSNNIRITKYPKLPKKIIKIENKAIPKHIDNEIMPDRKGIYHKTASEVEDLISDVEKEIIFEKK, from the coding sequence ATGACTGAAAACGAAGTTTACAATAAAATTTTTAATTCAGCTTTGTTTTATTCGAATTTAATAGTTAAGAATCAAGATGAAGCCAAGGATATCGCTCAGTCTGTAACCATGGAATATCTTTTTATACATAATAAAGATAAAATTAAAAAATTAGACAGTTGGATTTTCATAACTTCCAGGAACAAATCCTATAATTACTTGAAATCCAGAAAAAAGGATTTGATTTATAAAGCAAATGAATTCAAAGACAAAATCACAAAAATCAGTTCAGTTCATCAGGAAGATGTAGGTTTCATAGAAAAAATCAATTGTCTGCCAAATGAAATTATAAAATCAAAAGAAAGAAAGTTAATAATTGATTTCTACAAGTTGAAATGCGATCTTAAGAAACTGGCAAAAAAGTATCGGCTTTCCTATCAAACGATCAGAAAGAAAATTTACAGGATCAAATCAGAAATATCAGCCTATTCAAAAAAAGAAATGGGTTATAATAATTCATTGGAAATTGCAGGACCAAAACTTCGGGAAAGTATTTACAATTTTATTAAGAAATTTAAAAAATGTTGTGAAAACAATGATATAGACTCTATGTCAGGTTATTTTGGAGATTGTAATATTCCAAAGAAAAAAAACAAATTTGATATTTCAGAAATAGTTAAATATCGAGTAGATTATGAAATATATAATAACTATACATTATGGGTTACTTATTTTGATAGTACCAAACAGGTCAGATGTTTAATTACAGAATTCATAATAACACCATCAAATAATATTCGAATTACAAAGTACCCTAAGTTGCCAAAGAAAATTATTAAAATTGAAAACAAAGCTATACCAAAACATATTGATAATGAAATTATGCCAGATAGAAAGGGTATATACCATAAAACTGCATCAGAGGTAGAAGATTTAATTTCTGATGTTGAAAAAGAAATAATATTTGAAAAAAAGTAA